TCCAAAATCATCCGTTGTACAATCGGATGGTTACAGTTTAGTGTATTGCCACATCCACTAAAATTATAGTACTTTCCATTAGGTGTTAACATATAGTACACGTGATTATCAAGACCTTTAAAGGAGATGTATGGACCTTCTTCGTTTCCTTCTGCTGTATGGTTAAACACAACATCTAAAAACACTTCAATACCATTTTCATTCAACTTTTTAATTAATGTTTTCAGCTCTTTTCCTTCACGATTATATTCAATATTGGCTGTATACGCTGTGTTGGGAGCAAAAAAGCTTACCGGGTTATAACCCCAGTAATCGTATAATACTTCTCCATCCACTGTTCGCTGATCCATCATTTCGTCAAATTCAAAAATTGGCATTAATTCTACCGCATTAACTCCCAAATCAATTAAGTAAGGAATTTTTTCCATCAACCCTGCAAATGTTCCTTTATGTTTTACTCCAGAAGATGCATCTTTCGTATACCCTCTAACGTGAAGCTCATAAATGATTAAATCTTGCATAGGGATATATGGTTGTTTGGAGTCCCCCCAGTCAAAATCACTGGTAACAACCCTTGCTCGATACTGCTGCCCATAATCCGGTTTCTTGCCCCAATCGCTTTGCCCTGTAACAGCTCTTGCATAAGGGTCCAACAAGTATTTCGACTCATCGAAAATAAGCCCTTTTTCCGGATGCCACGGTCCATCCACCGAATAGGCGTATTCAAACTCTTCAATATCAAGTCCAAAAACGATCATTGAGTAAACATTCCCTACTCGATATGTTTCTGGAAAAGGAAGAATCGCATAAGGTTCCTTTGCTTCTCGCTTAAATAATATTAGCTTTATCGAGGTTGCATCCTGTGAATGAATAGTAAAACTAACACCACCTGGAATAACCACAGTTCCATTTTCATCATATAAACCTGGTCGTATTGAAAATCCATTAATAACATCTATTGGTTTCATGTGCATCTCAACAATTTCATTATGATGATCTCTTTTTACGTGACCCATTTTCAGTTCCCACCTTTCTGGTATTATAAAAGCCAACCTTTTAAAACAGGCTGGCTTCTTATGTCCATAAACAAGATTCATAGCTTCTACTGGATTTTCAATTTTATCAGATGGCTAGAGTCCATTAAACGCTATTAACTTATTCTATTCTTCTACTTGACCGACAATCTCCATTCTATCCAACACGCCAGTCCCATGAGGAGACTTTTCGTGTATTTCTTCCGTTAAATCTTGACCTGCCTGAAACTGACCTTGATGATTTCCTTCTTGCCACATACTTGATTCTGTTACATCGTAAACCAGGCCATCAACAACAATATACGCAGGGCTACCATCCAACCCATCATACTCAGCTATTTCTTCCATCGTAAATGAAGGAAGCTCTTCATCGATTGTTTCTTCAGCTGTCTCTTCTGATGTTTCTTCTGGCGCTTCTGTTGCAACTTCTTCTGTAGTGGTATCTGAACAACCAGCCATTACGAAGAGTATCAACAATGTCATTAGGATTAGTTTCATTTTTGATGCAGCGAAATACGTTTTCATTTTCAAAAACCCTCCTACTTATCATTATTTTTCTATTTATTCAAGAAGATGAATCTTTTGTATTAATACCACGATTTAATAATACTAATCACATGAATCCTGATCTAATGAATACATGCTATTTTTTTTTTGTACCATTCTTTTTCTTTCTTTGCTTAAAAATAGCAATACCATCATTAAAAAAACTGATGATCCTAAAAAAATAAGCGGTAGTACACCGATACCATAAATTTCTGCCATTTCACCTACAAACTTTTGAGAAGTCATTCCTCCAACAGAGAGAAAAAAATAAAACCAGGA
This genomic interval from Tindallia magadiensis contains the following:
- a CDS encoding cytochrome b5 domain-containing protein; translation: MKTYFAASKMKLILMTLLILFVMAGCSDTTTEEVATEAPEETSEETAEETIDEELPSFTMEEIAEYDGLDGSPAYIVVDGLVYDVTESSMWQEGNHQGQFQAGQDLTEEIHEKSPHGTGVLDRMEIVGQVEE